ACGGTGAGGCTGACGTCGGTGATCACCGGGTGGCGGTAGCCCGCGGTGATGTTCTCGCCGGTCAGCACGGCCGGTGGCACGCGACGGCGTGCTCGTCGCCGGTGAGGTGCGGGCGTTCGGCGCAGATCGGCGCCACCCGGTCGCACCGCGGGGCGAAGGAGCAGCCGGGTGGCAGGTCGGTGAGCAGCGGTGGCTGTCCGGGGATCGGGGTGAACGCGCGGTCCGGCAGCGCGTTGGCCAGTCCTCCGCTGTAGGGGTGGCGGGGTGCCCCCAGCACGTCGCGGGTGGGGCCGATCTCGATGACGCGGCCCGCGTACATGACGGCGACGCGGTCGGCGATGCGCTGAGCGGCGGCGAGGTCGTGGGTGATGAGCAGGACGGCGTGGCCTTCGGTGACCATGCGGCGGAACTCCTCGATGAGGCCGTCGACGAGGTGTCGGTCGAGGCCGGTCGTGGGTTCGTCGGCGATGAGCAGCCACGGATCGCCGACGAGGGCGAGTGCGTTGGCGACGCGTTGGGCCATGCCGCCGGAGAGTTCGTGGGGGTGGCGGTCGATGTCCTCGGGCGCCAGGCCGGCGCGGGCCGCGACACCGTCGGCGGTGTGCGGGGACCGGTGGACGCGGATGGCCTCCTCGATCTGGGCGCGGGCGGTCCGGACCGGGGTGAGGTGGGAGGCCGGGCTCTGCGGGATGAGACCGATGCGGCGGCCCCGGACGGTGGTGGCCAGTTCCCGGTCGGAGGTCGTCAGCAGGTCGAGTTCGGGGCCGTCGCCGCGCAGCGTCGCGGCGCCGGCGGTTTCGGCGTTGCCGGGCAGGAAGCCGAGCAGGGCGTTGGCGAGCACGGTCTTGCCGCAGCCGCTTTCACCCACGAGCGCCAGGCACTCGCCGGGCCGCAGGCTCAGCGACACGTCGTTGACCGCGGCCACGGTGGCGCCGGGCAGGGAGAACCGGACGCTGACGCGGTCGAGCACGAGTTCGGTCACCACGTCAGCTCCGTGCGGCGCTTGGGGTTGAGCCGGTCCCGCCACACACCGCTGAGCCCGGAGATGGCCAGTGTCGTGGCGATCAGGGCCAAGCCGGGCGCCAGTGACATCCACCAACCGCCGATGAGCAGGGACCGCTGGGCGTCGTTGATCATGTTGCCGATGCTGGCCGCGTGCGGGGGCAGGCCGAGGCCGAGGAACGACAGCGCGGTCTCGTGCCAGACGGCGTGCGGCACGGCCAGGGTGGTGGCGAGCAGCACCTGGGGTGCGACGTTGGGCAGCAGGTGTCGGACCAGCACTCGGGTGCGGGAGGATCCGCCGACGATCGCGGCGTCGATGAACGGCCTGCCGCGCAGCGAGAGCACCTCCGAGCGCACGATCCGCGCCGAGGACAGCCAGTGCGTCAGCGCGATCGAGACGACCACCGCGGTCAGGCTGGGGCGCATGATCGCGACGATCACGATGCCCAGCAGCAGGTGCGGCACCGAGGCGACGGCGTCGACCACCCGCATCAGCAGCCGGTCCACCCAGCCCCCCACCACCCCGGCCAGCGCCCCCAGGGCCGTGCCGAGCACGGACGAGATCACCGCGGCGACCAGACCGACGGTCATCGACACGCGCAACGCGTAGACGCAGCGCAACAGCACGTCACGGCCGAGTTCGTCGGTGCCGAACGGGTGCTCCGCCGAGGGCGGCCGGTTCGCGGCGGCGAGGTCGACGTACTGCTGGTTGAGGTCCACCACGAGCGGCACGACCAGCACCGCCGCTGCCAGCACGCCGAGCACCACCGCCGACGGGATCAGCCGCCACCGCGGCGACCTGGGTGGGCTCGCAGCGGCGATGCGGGATCGCGGCACGGGGCGCCAGGTGGGTTCAGCCATCGAGCGACACCCTCGGGTCGGCCAGCGCGTAGAGCAGGTCGGCGAGCAGGTTGCCCAGCAGCACCACCGCCGTCGCGAGCACGGTCAGCGCGCCGAGCAGCGCGAAGTCGACGTTGAGCGCCGCATCCACCGTCGCCCGCGCGATGCCCGGCCAGGAGAACACGGTCTCCACCAGCAACGCCCCGGTGATCAGCTCCGGCAGCCGCGCGCCGAGCAGGGTCAGGAACGGCAGCAGCGACGTGCGCAGGGCGTGCCCGGAGACCACGAGGTGGTCGGGCAGGCCGCGTGAGCGCGCGCCGACCACGTGGTCCTGGGTGAACGACTCCAGCAGGTTCTGCCGGACGAACAGCACGAACCACGGGGCCTGGGAGATCGCGAGCACCGAGACCGGCAGCACCAGGTGCGCGGCTACCTGCCCGAACGACACCGAGGCGTCCACGTCGGTGAGCCCACCGCCGGGCAGCCACCGCAGCCGCAGCGCGAACACGTACAGCGCGGCCAGCCCGAGCCAGAACACCGGCGCGGCTTCGAGCGCGTAGGAGGTCGCGGTGATCACCCGGTCCAGCGGGCTGCCCTGGAACCAGGCCGCCGCGGTGCCCAGGAGCAAGCCGAGCAGCAGCGCGAGCGTGAACCCGATGCCCGCCAGGAGCACCGACCAGCCCAGCCGGTCGCCGATCACCTGCGACACGGGTTGCTGGAACGACAGCGAGTCGCCGAAGTCGCCGGCGACCGCGTGCCGCAGCCACGCGAGGTACTGCTGGACCACCGGCTGGTCGACGCCCCAGTTCGCGCGGATCTGCGCGACGCGCTCCGGTGAGGCGCCGATGATCCGCACGCCGAAGTAGCGCTCTACCGGGTCGAACGGGGACGCCTTGGCCAGCACGAACAACGCGAAGCTGACCAGCAGCAGCACCGGGACCGCGAAGCCGAGCCGGCGCAGCACGAGCTTGCCGGTGCCGCGGCCTCTCACGACTTCGGCGTCCACTTTTCGAGGTTCCACCACACCGCGTGGACCAGGCCGTGGTCGTGCGGCTCGACCTGGGTCTCCTGGCCGTTCCACTCGTCCCGCAGCACGTAGGTGTGGTCGAGGAACACCAGGAACGCCCAGCCGGGGTCGGCGAGGTAGGTCTTCTGGAGGTCCGCGTAGGCCCGCTTGCGGACGGCGGGGTCCAGCGACCTGCGCGCGGTGTCCAGGGCCGTGTCCACCGAGGGGTTGCGGTACAGCGTCATGTTCACGTAGCCGTCCTGGCCCGCGTACTTGGAGTGCAGCAGCGTGTAGGCCGCGGTGTCCGGGTCGTACGGGTCGCCGCCGCCCCAGATCGCCGCCGCCTCCTTCTGCTGCCGTTGCAGCATGACCTCGAACGTGGTCGCCTCGACCGGCGCGTCGACGCCGAGCCTGGCGATGTCGCCGGCCGCGGCCAGCGCGAGCTCCTTGCGCAGGACGTCCGGCGCCGGGTACAGCACGGGCAGGCGCGCGGGCTGTCCGTCCTTGGCGCGCTTGCCGTCCGCGCCCTTGCGCCACCCCGCCTCGTCGAGCAGGCGTTCCGCCTCGGCGACGTCGTGGGGGAACGTCGCACCGGCGTCGTGCCAGTCCGAGAGGTGCGGCGAGATCGGCGTGGCGGCGGGCTTCCCGGCTCCGGCGAGCACGACGTCGATCATGGCTTGGCGGTTGATGCCGAGGTTGATCGCGCGCCGCACCCTGGCGTCGGAGGTGAACGGCAGTTCGGACGGGAGGCCGAGGCCGCGGTAGTCCGCGGACGGGTTCTGCACGACCCGGTAGCCGGACTTGCCGGTGTAGGTCTTGGCCAGCTTCGGGGGCAGCACCGTGCCGTCGAACTCACCGGCGGCCATCCGGGTGGCGCGAGCGTTGTCGTCGGGCACGAACACCACGGTCACCGCCTTGATCGCGGGCGGGCCGGCCCAGTGCTTCTCGTTGGCCTTCAACACCATCCGGTCGCCCTTGCGCCACTCGGCCACGGTGTAGGGGCCGGTGCCGACCGGGGCGGTGTTGAAGGGCGCGCTGTTGATGTCGACACCTTCGAACTCCGCGCGCGGGACGATGCCCAGCGTCAACTGCTGCACGAACGGCGCGTACGGGTAGGACAGCCTGAACTCGACCGTCCGGTCGTCGAGTGCGGTGACGTCGGAGAGGGCGTCGAAACGCGACGCGACGGTGGAGTTGACCTCCTCGTCCAGCACGGACTCGTAGGTGAACACCACGTCCTGGGCGGACAGGGCCGAGCCGTCGGAGAAGGTGATCCCGTCCTTGAGCTCCGCCGTCCACGTCAAGCCGTCCGCGGACGCGGTCGGGACGTCTTCGGCCAGCGCGGGCACCAGTTGGAGCTGCGCGTCGCGGGAGACCAGGCCGTCGAAGACCTTCGACGCCCCGTCCGGGCCGTAGCCGAGGATCGGGTTCAGGTTCTCCGGCTCGCTGCCTGCTCCGATGACGATGGACTGCCCGGTGTTCGCGCCGCTGCCGCCGTCCGGGGAGGTGCACGCGACCACCAACCCTGCCGCCACAACGGCGACCACCGCTCCACGGCGCACGCGCACCACCTCAGTCAGGGTTCGATTACTGCCAGGTGCAGCTAACAGCAAATTACCTGCAATAAGCAAGCCTGCCCGAGAGGGACCCGGCGACGTGGCCGGGTGCCGGGTGCCGCGTGTCGTGACCTCATTGCCCGCTGCCGCTCCACCCGGAGGCGCCGGAGAACGGAGAGCGGTGCGCAGTCGCCTTCGGCGTGGCAGTGTCCATCCATTCTGGACGGACATTGCCACGGGCCGCAGTGCGCCTACCGGGTAGGCGCCGTAGCCGACGACGGCGATCCGGTCTCATCCCCCGCTCGGGCTCGGCGGGTCGGGGAGGTCCATGCCGGAGCCGCCGAGGTTGCGCTCCAGCGCGGCCCGCCACTCGCCGGACCGGATCATCTTCTCCAAGGCGGCGTCGACGGCCGCGCGACCGGTGGTGTCGTCCCGGGCGAGGCCCACGCCGTACCGCTCCGCGGTGAACGGCTCGCCGACGAGCTTGAGCAGTTCCGGGTTCGCCGCCACGTACCCGGCGAGGATGGCCTCGTCGGTGGTGACCGCGTCGACCTTGCCCACCAGCAGCGCGGTGACGCAGTCCGAGTAGTCGCCGTACTCGATCAGCCGCACACCCCGCGCGAAGGCGTCCCGGACCTTCTGCGCCGACGTGGAGCCCTTGACCGAGCACAGGCCCCTGCCTTCGAGGACGTCCGGACCGGTGATGCCGGTGTCGGTGAACCGGACCAGCAGGCTCTGCCCGGTCTCGAAGTAGGGCCCGGCGAACGCGACCCGCTTCCGCCGCTCGTCGGTGATGGAGTAGGCGGCGACGACGAAGTCGACCGAGTCGTCCTCGATCAGCGCCTCCCGGTCCGCGGGGCGGGCCTCGCGCCAGGTGATGTCCTCCTCCTCGACCCCGAGGTCGGCGGCGATGTAGCGGGCGACGTCCACGTCGAACCCCACGTGCCTGCCGTCGGCCCGGCGCAGCCCCAAGCCGGGTTGGTCGAAGCGGATGCCGATGGTGAGGCCGTCCCCGGCCTTGGCCTCCAGCGTGTCGGCGGGCGCACCGCACGCGACGACGAGGACCAGGGCGGCGAGGGACCTGACGAGGGGGAGCGCTCCCATGCGCCCACGGTCGGGCAGCGGGAGTGCGCGCGGAAGATCGGCCCGGTCCGGTGTGTCCGGTAGGACAGCCCACAGTGCCCCTTCGGCCGCCGCGCGCCGTGAACCTTTTCGCCCACTCCCGCCGTGCACGGGCTGGAAGACCTCCGAGTTCTGCTACGCCGCCTCCGCCGTCACCGGCCCTGGTTCGGGCGGCGTGCCGGGCACGACCAGCCCGGTGGCCGGCCACCCGCCGAAGCCCGCCACCCCGTACTCCCACACCTGGTACCTCTGTTGACGACTGCCCAGGGCGCCACCGCACCCGCGCGCACGCTCGGACAGCACTTCGGGTGCCGCGTCCACGTGTACGTTCACCTGCCGATGGGCATCCGGCCCGGTAGTCGACCTCGTGAAGGCGGTTCGGGTGGATCCGTGGCGTGACAAGCTCGGTGTGGCCGTGGTCGTTCACCCGGGCGCTGTGGTGGACCACTCCGGATTCCGGGATCTGGTGTCCCGCACCGCGCGGGACCGCGGCTGGGATGAGCCGCGGTGGTTCGAGACCACCCGTGACGACGCCGGGACGGGGGTGACGGCACTCGCCCTGCGCGGCCACCCGCGCCTGGTCCTGGCGTGCGGTGGGGACGGCACGGTCAACGCGGTGGCCACCGGGCTGGCGCACACCGGGGTGGCGATGGGAATCGTGCCGATCGGCACGGGCAACCTCGTGGCCCGGAACCTGGGGATCGGCAGCGGGGCGCGGGACGCCGTCACGTCCGCGTTCGACGGGGCGGACCGCCGCATCGACATGGGCCTGCTGGACGAACGCCCGTTCGTCGGCATGGGCGGGATCGGCCTGGACGCGGAGATGGTCCGCGACACCTCGCCCAGGATGAAGCGCCTCCTGGGGTGGCCCGCATACCTACCTGCGGTCCTCAAGGGCCTGAGATCCGGCGCCGGCCGGGTGGCTGTCCGGGTGGACGACGGTCCCTGGCTGACCCGCCGCGTCCTGGGAGCGGTCGTCGGCAACGTGGGCGCCCTGCAGGGCGGGGTCTCCCTCCTGCCGGAGGCGGACCCCGCCGACGGGCTCCTGGACCTGGCCTTGCTCCGCGACGTGCGAGCCAGGGGTTGGCTGGTCACCGCGGGGCGCCTGATCGGTTCCCGCCGGGTGGACGGGCCGGCCGTGGAGCGGTTCCGGTTCCGACGCCTCGAACTGCGCAGCAGCCGCACCAAGCCGTTCGAGGTCGACGGAGAAGTCTGCGGGACGACCAGGTCGCTGAAGGTCGAGGTGGACCCCGGAGCGCTCGTCGTCAAGGTGCCGGCATGAGACCGACCCCCCGCGCAACCACCACCGGCCCCACCAAGCCCTGCGACTGGCACAACCGCAGGTCGAAGACCCGCAGCAGACCCTGCAGGGCGCGCACCTGGCGCGTGCCGGCCGGCACGGCGGTCCGCATCGACTGCGCCGACGGCCGGGAGTGGCTGGCGCCCACCGACCACTCCACAGCTCTCGCGGAGCCGGTGACGGCACGCGCCCGGCAGTGACGTGAAGCCGAACCGAGCGCTCTGGTCGTCGTGCTGTCGGCGGTCTCCCCTCCCTGCCGTGAACACGCTTCCCGGACCCTGATCCCGGCGACCGGGGGTCGCCACCACTCCGTTCGCTGTGATCATCCGGCTCGGGGTGGTCGCGTAGGGTTGCCCGGGGTTTCGAACGGTTATTCGACCAGGGTGGCGTGAAGGGACGGGAAGCCGGTGACGGAGGTGGGCAGCCTGGTCGCGGGGCGTTACCGCCTGGTGGAGCGGATCGGCGCCGGCGCGATGGGCGTGGTGTGGCGGGCGTTCGACGACCACCTGGGCCGGACGGTCGCGCTCAAGCACCTGGTCGTGCCGGCCGGGGTGGACCCCGCGGAGGCGGCGCGCCGGGCGGCGCGGGAGGGGCGGATCGCGGCGCGCGTCCAACACCCGAACGCGGTGACCGTGCACGACGTGGTGCAGGACGGCGGGGTGCCGGTCCTGGTGATGGAGTACGTGCCGGCCCCGAGCCTCGCCGGTCGGGTCCTGCCGCCCGAGCAGGTCGGGCGGATCGGGGCGCAGGTCGCGGCCGCGTTGGCCGCCGTCCACGCGGCCGGGATCGTGCACCGCGACGTCAAGCCGGGCAACGTCCTGCTGGGCGAGGACGGCACGGCCAAGATCACCGACTTCGGCATCGCCCGCGCCGTGGGGGACGTGCAGGTGACCAGGACGGGGCTGCTGGCCGGGACGCCCGCGTTCCTGGCCCCGGAGGTGGCGCGGGGCGCGGAGCCCGGACCCGCCTCGGACGTGTTCGCGCTCGGCTCGACGCTGTACGCGCTGGTGGAGGGCACGCCGCCGTTCGGGGACGGGGACAACGCGATCGCGTTGCTGCACGCGGTGGCCGCCGGCGGGTTCCCGGCGCCGCAGCGCGCGGGTGCGCTCACGCCGGTGCTGATGGACATGCTGCGCACCGATCCGACAGCCCGTCCGACGATGGCGCAGGTGGCACACCGCCTGCGCTCGTCGCCCGCGCCGACCCGGCTGGACCTGAACCCGGCACCGCCGGCGCGACCGGTCAACCGGGGCTTGCCGATCGGCGTGGCGGCGCTAGTGGTGGTGCTGGCCGTCGTGGCCGCGATCCTGCTGTCCAACCGCACACCCGACACCGACACCACGGCAAGCCCGACGACGACAACGACCACCACCACCGCACCGACGCCGTCCCCGCAACAGCTCCAGCAGACCGTGACCGACTACTACGCGCTGCTGCCCGACGACACCGACCGCGCGTGGACGCGGTTCGGCCCCGGGTTGCAAGCCCAGGGCCGCAAGCAGTACGACGAGTTCTGGGAGCGCGTCAAGGAACTGCGCGTCTCGACCCCGCCGCAGGCGACCGGTCCGGACGCGGTGACCGTCGGGATCGAGTACGAAGCCGAGGAACGGGGCCGGGTCCGGGAAACGCACCGACTGCGGCTGATCACGCGCGACGGCGCGCTGCTGATCGACTCGGACGAACTGCTGTCCTCGCAACGCCTCGAAGGCGGCAAGGACGACGAGAAGGGCAAGAAGAACGAGGAAAGGAAGAAGAAGGACGAGGAAAGGGGCAACGAGGAAGGCGAAGGCTGAACCCCGGCTCGGATACCGGAGCAGAACCCCGTCGTGCTCGCCGCATTGGCGCGCCGACTCCCCCCAACGGCTGCGTGAGCACCGGTTGGTGACACCGGGGACCCTCCTCTGCCGGCACCGACGTCCGGTGGCAAAGAAGTGGACCTGCCCGAAGTGCACCGGGCGCCCGCCCATCGACGACACAGTGGTGGCGTTGATGGGCGGATGGCCCGGGAGAACGCCGGGTGGGGCTACCGCCGAATCCAGGGCGAGCTGCTCAAGCTCGACCACCGGACAGCCGCCTCAACCGTCCGCCGCGTGCTCAAGCGCCTGCGAGCACCGCCCGCACCCCAGCGCGACACCGACACCTCCTGGCGACGGTTCTCGCGCGCCGCAGGCCGCGAGCATGTCGGCCTGCGGTTTCTTCCACGTCGACTGCGCGGTGGCGCTCAAGCGGTCTACGTGTTCTTCGTGATGGATCTCGGCGACCGGGCCGACGACTTCCGGTTCTCATCCGAGGCCGGGCCGGTCAGTTCACCACCTCGTTCGACGCAGTCTTCTCCGACTCGGGCATCCAGGTCGCCTGGATCCCACCACGGTGTCCACGAGCCGACGCCCGCGCCGAACGGTTCGTCGGCACCGTCAGGCGCGAAGCCGCCGACCGACTGCTCATCCTCGACGAACGCCACCTGAGATCGGTGCTGCAGCACTACGTGGCTCGCTACAGAGCTGCACGTCGATACATCGCCGACCAGTCCTCGACGGCCTGACCAACGAATACCAATCCGCGTCAGCCGCATCAGACGGGCCGTCGAACACGCCATCGCCCACCTCAAAGCACGGAGGACCCTCGCCACCACCCTCGAGCACTACCGCCGAGGCCGGCAACCCTCTGAACAACGCTCAAGGAATCCGGTCTTCCGCCGTCAATGGAATCGATCGGCGACTGCTACGACAATGCCATGATCGAATCGTTCTGAGGGCGTGTGCGGACGGAACTGTTGGATCACCGACGATGGCGCACCCGCCTCAAGTCGGCCAACGCCCTGCTCTATGCCTCGAGATGTTCACAACCGCCGCCGACGCCCCGTCCTACGCCAGCCGGGGTGAGGATCACACCACTCGTACTCAACCTCACGACGTCAGGATGCACACCTGACGATCAAGAACTGGCGCCAGGACTGCACGATCGTCGCAGCTCAGCATCCCCGCGCAGAGTTCTGATACCTCACAGCCCAACCACACGCCAAACCACGTGGCCGACTTTTGGCACCCCACATGCTCATCCACCCTGTCCGTCAAACGGGTTAATCCCGGTCTCCGGAACTATCGCGATGTAGCGGCAGAGCCCGCATTCGGCTTGGCGACAACCGTTGTGCCGTGAGCCGCGAGTGGATACCGTCGATCGCACCGCCGGCCGACGGGCGTTCCACCTGACACTCGACGTCGCGGAAACGGGATCTGCCATGAGCAACCACCCGCTGCTGACAGCGGCCATCGTGAGCGCGGTGATCGCGGCGATCATCCCCGCGCCGAACCAGGCCGTCGCCGAGGCGGTGACCAAGTCCGAGATCGCCGGCGCGTCACCGAACTCCCCAGGCCTGTTCCTGTTCCGGGAGGCCACGACGTACAACCCCGCGGGTGACCCGCCCACCTGGAACGCCGTCGCCGAGGCGCACGACTCCGGGACGGTCGCCTCCCCCACCCGCCCGGTGTACGCCGGGTACGTCAAGTGGTACGACGCCGATGGGTACCTGCCCTTGGGAGCGCTGCTCTCCACCGACGGCGGCTCCTCGTTCGTCACGTCCTCGCAGGACGGCTTCGAGGCGAGCGCGCGGCTGACCGACGGCCGGGTGCTCGCCCCCGAGCTCACCGGTCAGACCTCGGACAGCCTCCAGCAGCGCCGCATGACGATGCGCTACTCCACCACGGACGGGGCGACGTTCGGTTCCGCGGTGACAGCGACGGTGAACGTCGCGCCGCAGAGCTTCGTCGCCTCCAGCGCGAACTTCTTCCCGAACGCGGTGGTCCAGGTACCGAACGGCCCGCTCCTCATGTCCGGTTACACCAACCTGGCGACCCACGGCCAGAGCGCGCTGCTGATGGAGAGCGACGACGCCGGTCAGTCGTGGACGCTGCGCAGTCCGATCGTGCTGGGCAACGCCACCCGCAAGTTCACCGAAACGGCCATCGTGCTGGCGTCCGACGGGGCGCTGATCGCCGTCAGCCGCTCATCGGACTACGACAACCTGTGGAAGCGCCGCTCGACCACGCTGGGCGAGACCTGGACGGCCGCCGCGGCGCCGATTCCCGAATTCGCACCGGACTCCGCGGGCAACCGCCCGTTCGGCCGGATCAACCCGCGACTGGCGCTGCTGCCCAACGGCATCCTCGCGTTGGTGGCCGGTCGGCCGGACAACCACGTCGCGCTGTCCTACGACGGCACCGGCAACTCGTGGAACGTGAAGAAGGTCTTCTACGACAACCACTCGACCGCCGACCCGCAGAACCTCAACGAGGGCACCAGCGGCAACGCCGACCTCGCGTGGACCGCGGCCAACCGCGCCGTGCTGGTGGCGGACTCCTGCCACGCCATCACCTACCAGGGCACGCACTACAACAAGTGCGCCTGGCACAACGCCCCGATGTCGGGCGGCACGGAGGAGTTCCAGATCAAGCACGTGCTCGCGGACATCCTGACCGCAGGCACCGGCAAGATCGACCTGGCCCGCAAGGCCACCCTGAGCGGTGACCTGGGCGCGGTGCCCGGCCACGCCAGGACCGGCGCGCGCGGCGCCGTGGACGGCAGCCACGAATTGTGGTCCAGCGCTTTCGAAGAGGGCGACTCGGGCACCCTCGACCTCGTCCTGGACCGCCCGTACACGCTGTCGAAGGTCGGGCTGAGCCTGGCGCTGGGCGGTGCGCAGAGCGCCACGGTCCAGACCAAGCTCCACGCAGGCGACGCCTGGCAGGACTGGCTCTCGGTGACCGACCAGACCGGTCACGCCCTCAAGTACCACTCCCCCGGCGCCCGGAAGGCGCAGCACGTCCGCGTGCTGACCGGTCGGGCGTCCTACTGCCCGCCCGGTGTCGCGGCGCCGTGCAGCGTGCTCAACGAGTTGGAGCTCTACAGCGACGACGTCGACTCGTTCGAGAACGACGCGATCGGCGGCGCCGTCCCGCGCGGCTACTCGCTGGACTACACGGTGGACGACAACGGTAGGGGCTACCAGGGCATCTGGGTGACGCAGACAGTCGCCGGCGGCAGCAGCCGAGCCCTGCTGATCGACGACAGCAGCACGGTCCACCTGCCCGCCATCCGACGCTCGGACTCGTCGAGCGCGGTGAAGACCCTGGATTTCCGCTTCAGCCCGCAGACGTGGCGCACCGCGGCGCAGGGCTCGGGGTCGGCCCTGCTGTTCACCGTGCTGGCGACCCCGGTCAACGGCACGCGCAAATCGGCGTTCCACTTCGCGGCCGGCTCGGACGGGGTGATCCGCTACTACGTGACCGCCACGAACACCTGGACCCCCGTCGGCGCCGGGCAGTCGTTCAACCCGTCCACGAGCACCTGGTCCACCTTCACCGTCCGCGCCACGACGACACAGGCCACGGTGAGCGTGAACGGCTCGGTGATCGGCACGGCCCCGAGAGCGGACAGCGCGACGAGCAACCTAACCGGGCACCAGTTCTCGGCCAGCAGCACAGCACTCGCCAACGAGACGTTCCTCATCGACGACGTCTACACCAGCAATAGCTGACCGACGCTCCACCTTGTGCTTGCCGTGCGAGTGTCAGCACCCTGAGCAGGGCAGCTCATCTGCATTGATCGCGCAACACCAGCCGTAGGGGAATGACCACAAGACGCGACGTCACGAATGCTGCACCTAATCCCTGTTCACCCCCTGCCGCCTCGACTCCCGGGCTCCACGCTTCGTCGACTCCGGCTACTGGTGCTGCACCTGCCGAGATCGCAGCAGCCGCACCAGCTCGAACCCATCCGGGTGGGATCGCATCACGTCGAGCAAGACCAGGTCGGCGTCTACGACCGCGTCGAGGCACGTCCGCCCGGATCCGGCCACCGCCACGTCGAACCCGGCGAGCCGCAGTGCGCTCTCCAACAGTTCGCGGATCCGCGCTCAGCAGGTGAGCAGTTGAGACGGCGGGGTCGTGTGGTCGAGCCGTTTCACGTAGGCGTCCCCGCCGGTGGCGGCGCGCTGCGCGCACGCGTCGTCTTGGGTGGCGAAGGCGCCGTAGTACACCGCGTAGATGTCGGCTCCATCGAGTTGCTTGCGCAGCGAGCCGCACCCGGTGGTCGGCGTGTGCAGGTACCGCGTGCCGGGGTGGTTGGCCAGGAGCCGCTGGACGTCGGCGCGGTATCGCGCGGGTTCGACGGCCGCCCCGACGAACGTGACGTAGGCGCCGTCACAGGGGGGCACGCTCATCGGCTCGGCCAGCCCGAGGTCGGCACCGGGAGGCGCCACGACGACCGGCGGCACGCTGACCGGCGGTGGTGAGGTTGTCACCGGTGCCGCTGTTGTCGCCGACGAGGGCGTCGGCGTCGACGACGTGGTGGTCTCGGCGCCGCTCGCCGGGGTGGATCGCTCCGCCGGCACCCCGCCGGCGCTGGTCGCGGTCCCCGGCGTCGACCGTCCGGCGAGGCTGACCACAGTGCTCACCGCGGCCGTCGCCAGCACGACTGCCACGGCCGCGACCAGCCACAGCGTCCGCCGAGGCCGTGCGACCGCGTGCACCAACGTCGGCCGGGGCGCGACCGGCGGCAGCGGGGCGGGCAGCGCGTGTCCGGCGAGCGCCGCCCGCGCGGCGGCGGCCAGTTCGCCCGCGCTCGCGAAGCGGTCGGCCGGGTTCTTCGCCATCCCCTTAGCGATGACTGCGTTCAGGGCGGGCGGCAGCCCGGGTCGCACCGCGTCGAGCGAGGGTGGCGGCTGGTTCAGGTGCGCGCCGATCAGCGAC
This genomic window from Saccharothrix sp. HUAS TT1 contains:
- a CDS encoding serine/threonine-protein kinase; protein product: MTEVGSLVAGRYRLVERIGAGAMGVVWRAFDDHLGRTVALKHLVVPAGVDPAEAARRAAREGRIAARVQHPNAVTVHDVVQDGGVPVLVMEYVPAPSLAGRVLPPEQVGRIGAQVAAALAAVHAAGIVHRDVKPGNVLLGEDGTAKITDFGIARAVGDVQVTRTGLLAGTPAFLAPEVARGAEPGPASDVFALGSTLYALVEGTPPFGDGDNAIALLHAVAAGGFPAPQRAGALTPVLMDMLRTDPTARPTMAQVAHRLRSSPAPTRLDLNPAPPARPVNRGLPIGVAALVVVLAVVAAILLSNRTPDTDTTASPTTTTTTTTAPTPSPQQLQQTVTDYYALLPDDTDRAWTRFGPGLQAQGRKQYDEFWERVKELRVSTPPQATGPDAVTVGIEYEAEERGRVRETHRLRLITRDGALLIDSDELLSSQRLEGGKDDEKGKKNEERKKKDEERGNEEGEG
- a CDS encoding integrase core domain-containing protein, producing the protein MGLPPNPGRAAQARPPDSRLNRPPRAQAPASTARTPARHRHLLATVLARRRPRACRPAVSSTSTARWRSSGLRVLRDGSRRPGRRLPVLIRGRAGQFTTSFDAVFSDSGIQVAWIPPRCPRADARAERFVGTVRREAADRLLILDERHLRSVLQHYVARYRAARRYIADQSSTA
- a CDS encoding serine/threonine-protein kinase, with the translated sequence MARRVGGRARYEGRRGCSVVWEYGPYRVESLIARGGMGEVVRAYDTRHDRMVALKLLAARFAEDQEYRERFRREAHAVARLQEPHIIPIHAYGELDGRLYLDMRLVDGQDLAARLRSGGPLDPGEAVGIVEQVAQALGAAHAQNLVHRDVKPSNVLIADAGFAYLVDFGIARALDATTGLTGTGAAIGTLDYMAPERFGDGPTDYRVDVYSLACLLHECLTGSKPFAGTTAASLIGAHLNQPPPSLDAVRPGLPPALNAVIAKGMAKNPADRFASAGELAAAARAALAGHALPAPLPPVAPRPTLVHAVARPRRTLWLVAAVAVVLATAAVSTVVSLAGRSTPGTATSAGGVPAERSTPASGAETTTSSTPTPSSATTAAPVTTSPPPVSVPPVVVAPPGADLGLAEPMSVPPCDGAYVTFVGAAVEPARYRADVQRLLANHPGTRYLHTPTTGCGSLRKQLDGADIYAVYYGAFATQDDACAQRAATGGDAYVKRLDHTTPPSQLLTC
- a CDS encoding sialidase family protein, whose translation is MSNHPLLTAAIVSAVIAAIIPAPNQAVAEAVTKSEIAGASPNSPGLFLFREATTYNPAGDPPTWNAVAEAHDSGTVASPTRPVYAGYVKWYDADGYLPLGALLSTDGGSSFVTSSQDGFEASARLTDGRVLAPELTGQTSDSLQQRRMTMRYSTTDGATFGSAVTATVNVAPQSFVASSANFFPNAVVQVPNGPLLMSGYTNLATHGQSALLMESDDAGQSWTLRSPIVLGNATRKFTETAIVLASDGALIAVSRSSDYDNLWKRRSTTLGETWTAAAAPIPEFAPDSAGNRPFGRINPRLALLPNGILALVAGRPDNHVALSYDGTGNSWNVKKVFYDNHSTADPQNLNEGTSGNADLAWTAANRAVLVADSCHAITYQGTHYNKCAWHNAPMSGGTEEFQIKHVLADILTAGTGKIDLARKATLSGDLGAVPGHARTGARGAVDGSHELWSSAFEEGDSGTLDLVLDRPYTLSKVGLSLALGGAQSATVQTKLHAGDAWQDWLSVTDQTGHALKYHSPGARKAQHVRVLTGRASYCPPGVAAPCSVLNELELYSDDVDSFENDAIGGAVPRGYSLDYTVDDNGRGYQGIWVTQTVAGGSSRALLIDDSSTVHLPAIRRSDSSSAVKTLDFRFSPQTWRTAAQGSGSALLFTVLATPVNGTRKSAFHFAAGSDGVIRYYVTATNTWTPVGAGQSFNPSTSTWSTFTVRATTTQATVSVNGSVIGTAPRADSATSNLTGHQFSASSTALANETFLIDDVYTSNS